Proteins encoded together in one Planctomyces sp. SH-PL14 window:
- a CDS encoding S1C family serine protease, giving the protein MPLVLRLTLTVLVLSAWSAASGRERRPIQQQSFDAIRGAFRDATREARKSTVRVACDGANATYGVIVRPDGWIVTKGSELARGGEATITVRLAGGREFAARHVGYDPTHDLSLLKIEGKDFPTAQWADRDPAPGTFLATVGLDEDPIASGVVSVARRSIPRLSGVLGIRLKSIPGPAEIDEVFANGAAEAAGVLTGDIVEQIGEVLVKDRESLVREIRRHQPGDVIALAIRRRGDPVSIKAQLTHPFGDFLTRVAEQNQMGGALSNRRADFPAVIQHDMVLSPGECGGPVVDLSGKVVGLNIARAGRTESFLVPAAAIAPLIDDLIAGKFPPPPPVDLNPVIPPPPPLAVTR; this is encoded by the coding sequence ATGCCCCTCGTGCTGCGGTTGACGCTGACGGTGTTGGTTCTTTCGGCCTGGTCCGCCGCGTCGGGACGTGAGCGTCGGCCGATCCAGCAGCAGTCCTTTGACGCGATCCGCGGCGCGTTTCGCGACGCGACGCGGGAGGCCCGGAAGTCGACCGTCCGGGTGGCCTGCGACGGAGCGAACGCGACCTACGGCGTCATCGTCCGGCCCGACGGCTGGATTGTGACGAAGGGGAGCGAACTCGCCCGCGGCGGCGAGGCGACTATCACGGTCCGGCTGGCCGGCGGACGGGAGTTCGCCGCCCGGCATGTCGGATACGACCCGACGCACGATCTGAGCCTCCTCAAGATCGAAGGCAAAGACTTTCCGACGGCCCAGTGGGCCGACCGCGACCCCGCTCCCGGGACGTTCCTGGCGACCGTCGGACTCGACGAGGATCCGATCGCCTCCGGAGTTGTCAGCGTCGCCCGCCGCAGCATTCCGCGGCTCTCGGGCGTTCTCGGGATCCGGCTCAAATCGATCCCCGGCCCGGCCGAGATCGATGAAGTCTTCGCCAACGGAGCGGCCGAGGCGGCGGGCGTCCTGACGGGGGACATCGTCGAACAGATCGGCGAGGTGCTGGTCAAGGACCGGGAGAGCCTCGTCCGGGAGATCCGTCGCCACCAGCCGGGGGACGTCATCGCCCTGGCGATCCGCCGGCGAGGGGACCCCGTCTCGATCAAGGCGCAGCTCACGCACCCCTTCGGCGACTTCCTGACGCGGGTCGCCGAACAGAACCAGATGGGGGGAGCCCTGAGCAACCGCCGGGCCGACTTCCCCGCCGTCATCCAGCACGACATGGTCCTGAGTCCGGGCGAATGCGGCGGACCGGTCGTGGACCTCAGCGGCAAGGTGGTCGGACTCAACATCGCCCGGGCGGGCCGGACCGAGTCGTTCCTGGTCCCCGCGGCCGCGATCGCGCCGCTGATCGACGACCTGATCGCCGGGAAGTTCCCCCCCCCGCCGCCGGTCGATCTCAATCCCGTGATTCCGCCCCCGCCGCCGCTGGCCGTGACGCGGTAG